A portion of the Punica granatum isolate Tunisia-2019 chromosome 7, ASM765513v2, whole genome shotgun sequence genome contains these proteins:
- the LOC116215419 gene encoding uncharacterized protein LOC116215419 isoform X1 — protein MELSTNSSSSFLPPSSTLLLQPPERHRGPQPLMEESEKLTALKKAYAEIILNTTKEAAVRILESERKATRFQQELSSVKEESLRMLMRMKQMLDAKDNEATVVCMSQQKKIEELEAQLEEAEDIVKELREELREVQAELEQVNTAQSQVEQRGELVAVSDAWTLCSDGPYNGSNDCSTNNSCKGDCYFQNPDFPSIIRRCKEPKLHRNGCTQRIRACEGNSCKEVQEETFKGGHEGGDQLCGTVKPGFLNLTKMAEDNSVHLEVAQSIRRRKKRSTRYSQAKATSFVNLLNHAEETRNPCFKDSQGEDKTFEQLSNASIEQSGDKDKDKGFVESQSNQAVRIPLSQGFADRTASFMNLQNHAEETQNPSCSKNPMDEDKEFIHSEIANVEQMSDKDKGFVELQVERDGNEPEEAAGLAHRTADSEKLEDASLNSELKTLDHDDVIPSQSPDAKFLKYTFQRKRKREMSCSPDPVSCVEEKNAKTNVVEKLSGSLEPKSLSFTTESSRDSRRLVQVARQLISLSEKKWGQ, from the exons ATGGAACTCTCAACcaactcctcctcctcctttcttCCACCATCTTCGACTCTTCTGCTGCAGCCACCGGAACGACACCGGGGACCTCAGCCTCTGATGGAAGAATCCGAG AAACTGACGGCACTGAAGAAGGCGTACGCGGAGATAATCTTGAATACGACCAAGGAGGCAGCTGTCCGTATATTGGAGTCTGAAAGGAAGGCCACTAGGTTCCAGCAAGAACTCTCCTCTGTCAAGGAAGAGTCCCTCCGCATGCTCATGAGGATGAAGCAAATGCTGGATGCTAAG GACAATGAAGCGACAGTTGTATGTATGAGCCAACAAAAAAAGATTGAAGAACTTGAGGCTCAGCTTGAGGAAGCTGAGGATATAGTCAAAGAGCTTAGGGAAGAGTTGAGAGAAGTTCAAGCAGAACTTGAACAGGTCAATACTGCCCAAAGCCAAGTTGAGCAAAGGGGAGAATTGGTAGCAGTCTCTGATGCATGGACCTTGTGCTCTGACGGCCCTTACAATGGAAGCAATGATTGTTCCACTAACAATTCTTGTAAGGGCGACTGCTATTTCCAGAACCCGGATTTTCCTTCCATAATTAGGAGATGCAAAGAGCCAAAGTTGCACAGAAATGGATGCACCCAGAGGATTCGAGCATGCGAAGGTAACTCGTGCAAAGAGGTCCAAGAAGAGACATTCAAAGGAGGGCATGAAGGAGGCGATCAATTATGTGGTACAGTAAAACCGGGCTTTTTAAATTTAACCAAAATGGCAGAAGACAATTCTGTCCATCTTGAAGTTGCCCAGTCCATCAGGAGGAGGAAAAAACGATCTACTAGATATAGTCAAGCTAAAGCCACTTCTTTTGTGAATCTTCTGAATCATGCTGAAGAAACACGAAATCCTTGCTTCAAAGATTCTCAAGGTGAAGATAAAACGTTTGAGCAGTTAAGCAATGCGAGTATTGAGCAATCAGGTGACAAAGACAAAGACAAGGGCTTTGTTGAGTCACAGAGCAATCAAGCAGTCAGAATTCCTCTAAGTCAAGGCTTTGCTGACAGAACTGCTTCTTTTATGAATCTTCAGAATCATGCTGAAGAAACTCAAAATCCCTCTTGCTCCAAAAATCCTATGGATGAGGACAAAGAATTCATACACTCAGAAATTGCGAATGTCGAGCAAATGAGTGACAAAGATAAGGGCTTTGTGGAGTTACAGGTTGAGAGAGATGGTAATGAGCCTGAAGAGGCTGCAGGTCTAGCTCATCGCACAGCGGATTCTGAAAAACTGGAAGATGCTTCACTAAACTCAGAGTTGAAGACTTTGGATCACGATGATGTGATTCCCAGTCAATCACCAGATGCTAAGTTCCTTAAGTACACATTCCAGAGGAAGCGGAAGAGGGAGATGTCGTGCAGTCCCGACCCTGTTAGCTGTGTCGAAGAGAAAAATGCGAAGACTAATGTGGTCGAGAAACTCAGTGGTTCTCTTGAGCCAAAGAGTCTTAGCTTCACAACTGAGTCATCACGGGATTCTCGCCGATTAGTCCAGGTGGCACGCCAG CTAATTTCTTTATCCGAGAAGAAGTGGGGGCAGTAG
- the LOC116214721 gene encoding formin-like protein 4, whose protein sequence is MISSGKAVVGSVLCTIIVVSMVFCLYRKCAALWRRWRNRKINGSFRREEVETHQDFRKNVEAVIMDEDGIDVLYLRRLEDGELGTGFPKVVLNSGYAEDWPDEEKRVDGSVEGIKRTASREALLLQEPLDAAPVKKKLEDNTGISIPEQPLPPLPPSLPPMVPGSIPAKPTPPPPPPPPPLPSRRVAVLVRRTSPLPAPTPPPLPPRAAGLSALQLKPPPAPGGRQNSSRADHNSRSDGNGGTKLKPLHWDKIAPTNADHSVVWDEINDGSLRFDDELMETLFGYTNYRDRVSAGNGKNGVSTSSNKPASAPTSQVFIFEPRKSQNAAIVLKSITISRREIIEALLEGQGLSADTQEKLTKIAPTQEEASKIRQFDESNNKLAYAECFFYHILKAVPSAFTRLNAMLFRSNYDSDILQLKESLQTLELACKELRTRGLFLKLLEAILKAGNKMNAGTARGNAQGFNLSALGKLYDVKSTDGKTTLLHFVVKQVVRSEGRRCFINRTQTNLDLDCDTEDGQEKEFLSLGLQELGSLRTEFSNVRKAATIEYESLINTCSALSGCVAEIRNLVSSCDDIGERGGFLREMKQFLEGCDEELKVVGEEQTRVIELVKRTTDYYQVGASRDKGTNPLHLFVLIKDFLDMVDRVRADITQKLQKKKSTGAYSGLPPPLSSPARSPPRFLNDRLQPVKDILSPERHIPASQKKMMISDNLRHNF, encoded by the exons atgatATCTTCAGGTAAAGCCGTGGTAGGTTCAGTCCTGTGTACCATAATAGTTGTTTCTATGGTCTTCTGTTTGTACCGGAAATGTGCGGCTTTATGGCGCCGGTGGAGGAACCGTAAGATCAACGGGAGCTTTCGGCGAGAGGAAGTGGAGACTCATCAAGACTTCAGGAAGAACGTTGAGGCGGTGATCATGGACGAGGATGGAATAGACGTTCTATACCTGAGGCGACTCGAAGATGGCGAGCTTGGGACTGGCTTCCCAAAGGTTGTGTTGAACTCTGGCTACGCAGAAGACTGGCCCGACGAGGAGAAGAGGGTGGATGGTTCCGTGGAGGGCATAAAGAGGACTGCATCTCGGGAAGCTCTGCTGCTTCAAGAGCCATTGGATGCGGCTCCTGTCAAGAAAAAGCTGGAGGACAATACCGGAATTTCGATTCCTGAGCAGCCCCTCCCTCCTCTGCCTCCTAGTCTTCCACCAATGGTCCCGGGAAGCATTCCAGCAAAGCCCACCCCACCGCCACCGCCCCCACCGCCACCCCTGCCATCAAGGAGAGTTGCAGTCCTGGTGAGGAGGACCAGTCCTTTGCCAGCACCGACGCCGCCGCCGCTGCCACCAAGGGCAGCTGGACTTTCTGCTCTGCAGTTGAAACCTCCACCAGCGCCAGGAGGGAGGCAAAACAGCAGTCGAGCGGACCACAACTCAAGAAGTGATGGCAATGGCGGCACGAAGCTGAAACCGCTGCATTGGGATAAGATCGCTCCTACCAATGCTGATCACTCGGTTGTTTGGGATGAGATAAATGACGGGTCATTGCG CTTTGACGATGAGCTAATGGAAACTCTGTTCGGATACACGAACTATAGGGACCGAGTATCTGCAGGAAACGGGAAAAACGGAGTTTCAACAAGTTCAAACAAGCCGGCTTCTGCTCCCACATCTCAGGTTTTCATATTTGAGCCCCGAAAGTCCCAAAATGCAGCAATAGTCCTCAAGTCCATCACAATATCTCGAAGAGAGATCATTGAGGCCCTCCTCGAGGGGCAGGGACTGAGTGCTGACACCCAAGAAAAACTCACCAAAATTGCTCCAACCCAGGAGGAAGCCTCGAAAATCCGGCAATTCGATGAGAGCAATAACAAACTTGCATATGCTGAGTGCTTTTTCTACCACATCCTGAAGGCTGTTCCTTCTGCCTTCACCCGGCTCAACGCTATGCTCTTCAGATCGAATTATGACTCAGACATTTTGCAGCTCAAGGAATCCTTACAGACACTCGAGTTGGCCTGCAAGGAGCTGAGGACTCGAGGGCTGTTCTTAAAGTTGCTTGAGGCCATTCTCAAGGCGGGAAACAAAATGAATGCTGGAACAGCCCGCGGAAATGCTCAAGGTTTCAACTTGAGTGCTTTAGGAAAGCTTTACGATGTTAAGAGCACTGATGGCAAGACCACTCTACTCCATTTCGTTGTGAAGCAAGTCGTTCGATCTGAAGGAAGGCGTTGCTTTATCAATAGAACACAGACCAACTTGGATTTGGACTGTGACACGGAGGATGGGCAAGAGAAGGAATTCCTATCTTTGGGGTTGCAGGAGCTGGGGAGCTTGAGGACAGAGTTCTCCAATGTTAGAAAAGCTGCAACTATAGAGTACGAAAGTCTCATCAATACGTGTTCGGCTCTCTCGGGCTGTGTTGCAGAGATTAGGAACCTAGTTTCAAGTTGCGATGACATTGGTGAACGAGGCGGGTTCCTGAGGGAAATGAAACAGTTCCTTGAAGGGTGTGATGAGGAGCTCAAGGTGGTAGGAGAGGAGCAAACAAGGGTGATCGAGCTTGTGAAGAGAACTACAGATTACTATCAAGTGGGAGCTTCTAGAGATAAGGGTACGAACCCACTTCATTTATTTGTTCTCATTAAAGATTTCCTCGACATGGTCGACCGAGTAAGAGCAGACATTACCCAGAAattgcagaagaagaagagcacaGGCGCATATTCGGGATTACCGCCGCCTTTATCCTCACCAGCAAGAAGTCCACCAAGATTTCTGAATGACCGCTTGCAACCGGTGAAAGATATATTATCCCCAGAACGACATATTCCAGCAAGtcagaagaagatgatgatttCCGATAATTTGAGACACAACTTCTAA
- the LOC116215419 gene encoding uncharacterized protein LOC116215419 isoform X2 produces MELSTNSSSSFLPPSSTLLLQPPERHRGPQPLMEESEKLTALKKAYAEIILNTTKEAAVRILESERKATRFQQELSSVKEESLRMLMRMKQMLDAKDNEATVVCMSQQKKIEELEAQLEEAEDIVKELREELREVQAELEQVNTAQSQVEQRGELVAVSDAWTLCSDGPYNGSNDCSTNNSCKGDCYFQNPDFPSIIRRCKEPKLHRNGCTQRIRACEGNSCKEVQEETFKGGHEGGDQLCGTVKPGFLNLTKMAEDNSVHLEVAQSIRRRKKRSTRYSQAKATSFVNLLNHAEETRNPCFKDSQGEDKTFEQLSNASIEQSGDKDKDKGFVESQSNQAVRIPLSQGFADRTASFMNLQNHAEETQNPSCSKNPMDEDKEFIHSEIANVEQMSDKDKGFVELQVERDGNEPEEAAGLAHRTADSEKLEDASLNSELKTLDHDDVIPSQSPDAKFLKYTFQRKRKREMSCSPDPVSCVEEKNAKTNVVEKLSGSLEPKSLSFTTESSRDSRRLVQVARQVHPKDRVRSVR; encoded by the exons ATGGAACTCTCAACcaactcctcctcctcctttcttCCACCATCTTCGACTCTTCTGCTGCAGCCACCGGAACGACACCGGGGACCTCAGCCTCTGATGGAAGAATCCGAG AAACTGACGGCACTGAAGAAGGCGTACGCGGAGATAATCTTGAATACGACCAAGGAGGCAGCTGTCCGTATATTGGAGTCTGAAAGGAAGGCCACTAGGTTCCAGCAAGAACTCTCCTCTGTCAAGGAAGAGTCCCTCCGCATGCTCATGAGGATGAAGCAAATGCTGGATGCTAAG GACAATGAAGCGACAGTTGTATGTATGAGCCAACAAAAAAAGATTGAAGAACTTGAGGCTCAGCTTGAGGAAGCTGAGGATATAGTCAAAGAGCTTAGGGAAGAGTTGAGAGAAGTTCAAGCAGAACTTGAACAGGTCAATACTGCCCAAAGCCAAGTTGAGCAAAGGGGAGAATTGGTAGCAGTCTCTGATGCATGGACCTTGTGCTCTGACGGCCCTTACAATGGAAGCAATGATTGTTCCACTAACAATTCTTGTAAGGGCGACTGCTATTTCCAGAACCCGGATTTTCCTTCCATAATTAGGAGATGCAAAGAGCCAAAGTTGCACAGAAATGGATGCACCCAGAGGATTCGAGCATGCGAAGGTAACTCGTGCAAAGAGGTCCAAGAAGAGACATTCAAAGGAGGGCATGAAGGAGGCGATCAATTATGTGGTACAGTAAAACCGGGCTTTTTAAATTTAACCAAAATGGCAGAAGACAATTCTGTCCATCTTGAAGTTGCCCAGTCCATCAGGAGGAGGAAAAAACGATCTACTAGATATAGTCAAGCTAAAGCCACTTCTTTTGTGAATCTTCTGAATCATGCTGAAGAAACACGAAATCCTTGCTTCAAAGATTCTCAAGGTGAAGATAAAACGTTTGAGCAGTTAAGCAATGCGAGTATTGAGCAATCAGGTGACAAAGACAAAGACAAGGGCTTTGTTGAGTCACAGAGCAATCAAGCAGTCAGAATTCCTCTAAGTCAAGGCTTTGCTGACAGAACTGCTTCTTTTATGAATCTTCAGAATCATGCTGAAGAAACTCAAAATCCCTCTTGCTCCAAAAATCCTATGGATGAGGACAAAGAATTCATACACTCAGAAATTGCGAATGTCGAGCAAATGAGTGACAAAGATAAGGGCTTTGTGGAGTTACAGGTTGAGAGAGATGGTAATGAGCCTGAAGAGGCTGCAGGTCTAGCTCATCGCACAGCGGATTCTGAAAAACTGGAAGATGCTTCACTAAACTCAGAGTTGAAGACTTTGGATCACGATGATGTGATTCCCAGTCAATCACCAGATGCTAAGTTCCTTAAGTACACATTCCAGAGGAAGCGGAAGAGGGAGATGTCGTGCAGTCCCGACCCTGTTAGCTGTGTCGAAGAGAAAAATGCGAAGACTAATGTGGTCGAGAAACTCAGTGGTTCTCTTGAGCCAAAGAGTCTTAGCTTCACAACTGAGTCATCACGGGATTCTCGCCGATTAGTCCAGGTGGCACGCCAG GTGCATCCGAAGGACAGAGTCAGGTCAGTGAGATAA
- the LOC116213572 gene encoding uncharacterized protein LOC116213572, with amino-acid sequence MIGEARIVVREYDSKGQRRDAFCHFHGQRRHCNGFHLCAPFASCLAGSLVCLFVQLFLAASSHPKSPETVSSCNPATQELTSSVKPSSLLLGYEDDEELREEEKIRPELLQGTEQSRISVPIFSSNYALSEWCLDELAFMADSRNWRKEYDLVTVHKWRSALADVGSLRGWELKNVPNGHQRDLTKLVAARVFRELKKVYLVVSNSLVGIEVRFVSVMRLLDIGVDDVRNVGIYDMGGAGKITLAKNLLTADISSTVEGIHELRHRLTGSMRWRIGSTNSKDLIKIKLSSSSASMHLGKSSPTDDLIALSKDIVETTGDLPLAVELKDLNLSFCNLLMTTPHFSMFLNLETPILEGCERLKTDCSCIEKLPHQLGALEALTKLIIDGTCVARMLNLGSLKNFGTLNAKTCRFLAEIPTSISQLNSLWHLALDFTGVHKVPDSIWSLVKLRQLSLGDCHSLAELPGSIGELKSLLELSLLETGVMSLPESIGELYNLEVLNIDAGNVSRILNTLGKLEKLRVLNASKRHHAYGQITAGLGLLPLLKILRCLATVGLFSNKLEKLEILSTNISTLPYEACALSRLKRSPDLSNLSNLTELCLRNYPELTEIQGLGNLVSLTSLLVASCSGITKLDSLQMLVLSAFLVISCCENLERLSDLSKLKKFSTMIIRGSGKLVQIQTLDSFCALKKMEVTGCKSIETLPDLSNVTQLQDVLIDDCEKLKELEGLKWYKDLKSLTGWRSYGSCSFPVLLKLKGIEQLQALLTVNISECNEIKKLLDLSRNSEELLFGTLCISLVQHKCGNPQDDASDYISLNEGLFPKSFPKVLCGSLQTRWRGAVSGLICGQPLKLLKLEKNYSFQNAAFSLTRYMQSPSLSMDC; translated from the exons ATGATCGGAGAAGCTCGGATTGTGGTACGTGAATATGATTCTAAAGGGCAGAGAAGAGATGCATTCTGCCATTTTCACGGGCAGAGGCGACACTGCAATGGCTTTCATCTCTGTGCTCCTTTTGCTTCTTGTTTGGCTGGTAGCTTGGTGTGTCTCTTTGTTCAATTGTTTCTCGCTGCCTCGTCGCATCCCAAGTCCCCAGAGACGGTCTCCAGCTGCAACCCGGCAACCCAGGAATTGACCTCTAGCGTGAAGCCATCGTCCCTCTTATTGGGTTACGA GGACGATGAAGAGCTCCGAGAGGAGGAAAAGATCAGGCCCGAGCTTCTCCAAGGAACCGAACAATCAAGGATCTCCGTACCAATCTTCTCCAGCAACTATGCTTTGAGCGAGTGGTGCCTTGATGAGCTTGCCTTCATGGCGGACTCTAGGAATTGGAGAAA GGAGTACGACCTCGTCACCGTTCACAAGTGGAGGAGCGCTCTTGCAGATGTTGGATCGCTCCGGGGTTGGGAACTAAAGAATGTGCCTAACGG GCATCAACGAGACCTGACAAAGCTAGTGGCTGCTCGAGTTTTCAGAGAACTTAAAAAGGTTTATCTGGTTGTGTCGAACAGCTTAGTTGGCATCGAGGTTCGCTTTGTGTCAGTCATGAGATTGTTAGATATCGGTGTGGATGATGTGAGAAACGTTGGGATCTATGACATGGGCGGAGCTGGAAAGATTACCCTCGCCAAA AACCTGCTGACTGCCGATATCTCTAGCACAGTTGAAGGAATCCACGAGCTTAGACACAGGCTGACGGGCTCAATGCGCTG GCGAATAGGATCTACAAACTCAAAGGACTTAATCAAGATCAAGCTGTCCAGCTCTTCTGCAAGCATGCATTTAGGAAAAAGTTCGCCTACTGATGATCTAATAGCTTTATCAAAAGATATCGTGGAGACAACCGGGGACCTTCCTTTAGCTGTTGAG CTGAAGGACCTTAACCTCAGCTTCTGCAATCTGCTGATGACTACTCCTCACTTCTCCATGTTTCTGAATCTGGAGACGCCGATCCTTGAAGGTTGCGAAAGATTGAAAACA GATTGTTCATGTATTGAGAAGCTACCTCATCAGTTGGGCGCTCTCGAAGCATTGACTAAGCTTATCATCGATGGTACTTGTGTCGCACGAATGCTGAACTTGGGAAGTCTGAAGAACTTTGGAACTCTTAATGCTAAGACGTGTAGATTTCTAGCCGAGATTCCCACCTCTATCAGTCAACTGAACTCTCTTTGGCACCTCGCTCTCGATTTCACTGGTGTTCATAAAGTTCCAGACTCGATCTGGTCCCTAGTGAAACTTCGGCAACTATCATTAGGGGATTGTCATTCATTGGCAGAGCTACCAGGTTCCATTGGAGAGTTGAAGTCATTGCTTGAATTGAGTTTATTGGAAACAGGAGTCATGAGTTTACCAGAATCCATTGGCGAGTTATATAACTTGGAGGTACTAAATATTGATGCAGGTAACGTAAGTCGTATACTGAACACTCTTGGAAAGTTGGAGAAACTCAGAGTGCTAAATGCTTCAAAGCGCCACCACGCTTATGGACAAATCACTGCTGGTCTGGGACTATTGCCCCTTCTGAAGATCTTGCG GTGCCTCGCGACAGTGGGACTGTTCTCCAATAAATTGGAGAAGCTGGAAATTTTATCGACAAATATTAGTACTTTGCCTTATGAGGCCTGTGCCCTTTCTCGACTCAAG AGATCGCCAGATCTTTCTAACTTGAGTAATTTAACGGAGTTATGTCTACGTAATTACCCAGAGCTCACAGAGATTCAAGGACTTGGGAATCTAGTGTCCCTGACAAGTTTGTTAGTGGCATCCTGTTCAGGTATAACTAAGCTTGACAGTCTCCAAATGCTCGTACTTTCAGCATTtctagtgatttcttgctgtGAAAACCTTGAGAGGCTATCAGATTTATCGAAGCTGAAGAAGTTTTCCACGATGATCATTAGGGGCTCTGGGAAGCTAGTCCAAATTCAAACACTCGATAGTTTCTGTGCCTTGAAAAAGATGGAGGTCACTGGCTGCAAATCCATAGAAACATTGCCTGACCTGTCGAACGTAACTCAGTTGCAAGACGTGCTTATTGATGATTGTGAGAAGCTCAAAGAACTTGAAGGGCTTA AATGGtacaaggacttgaagagctTGACGGGTTGGAGGTCTTATGGCAGCTGCAGTTTTCCAGTT CTGCTGAAGCTCAAAGGGATTGAACAGTTACAAGCGTTGTTGACAGTAAATATCTCTGAATGTAATGAGATCAAAAAGTTACTGGATCTGTCAAG AAACAGCGAAGAGCTCTTATTTGGAACATTATGCATATCTCTGGTGCAACATAAATGTGGCAATCCTCAGGACGACGCATCTGACTATATTTCATTGAACGAAGGTCTGTTTCCAAAATCTTTTCCAAAGGTTCTTTGTGGTTCACTGCAGACCAG ATGGAGGGGAGCAGTTTCTGGCCTTATATGTGGACAGCCCCTGAAACTTCTCAAATTGGAGAAGAATTATTCGTTCCAGAATGCAGCTTTTAGTTTAACTCGATATATGCAAAGTCCTTCGCTCAGTATGGACT
- the LOC116214722 gene encoding uncharacterized protein LOC116214722 — protein MVSDSITNASIPCPNVKDLGKKKRANRSAKLKQCKLDVRREQWLSQVKKKGCGEEWTGDGLHRDASNGSSENVESRRERGRVEANGPGSIHHDSDLELSPSNSPISLNSILGSNDSGTNYSGSGSSSSSSADCCSGNITEEDDEGGDDGCLDDWEAMADALAANDERPKPPSCPPPPQDLTASNGSGMIVGGENLRSGTRATPAAANTRAWRPDDAFRPQSLPNLTKHHSFPNPSDRRFVNGGISWAGCNRIFNVPTSCPICCEDLDLTDSSFLPCLCGFRLCLFCHKRILEEDGRCPGCRKPYEHNPVEGEASVQGGGLTYRLTRSSSLMARP, from the exons ATGGTGTCCGATTCGATCACCAACGCCTCAATCCCCTGCCCCAACGTCAAGGACTTGGGCAAGAAGAAGCGC GCCAACAGGTCGGCCAAATTGAAGCAGTGCAAGCTGGACGTCCGCCGCGAGCAGTGGCTTTCCCAAG TCAAGAAGAAGGGCTGCGGGGAGGAATGGACTGGGGATGGCCTTCATCGGGATGCCAGCAATGGATCCTCGGAGAATGTAGAGTCAAGGAGGGAAAGGGGTCGAGTGGAGGCGAATGGGCCCGGATCGATACACCATGACAGCGATTTGGAGTTGTCGCCTTCCAACAGCCCGATTAGCCTTAACAGCATATTGGGCAGCAATGATTCTGGGACCAATTACAGTGGCagcggcagcagcagcagtagCAGTGCAGATTGCTGTTCGGGGAATATCACAGAAGAAGATGACGAAGGAGGTGATGATGGGTGCTTGGATGATTGGGAGGCAATGGCTGATGCCTTAGCCGCCAATGATGAGCGCCCGAAACCCCCTTCTTGCCCACCCCCTCCGCAGGATCTTACAGCCAGTAATGGGTCGGGTATGATTGTGGGTGGGGAGAACTTGAGATCTGGGACGAGGGCCACTCCTGCTGCGGCAAACACCCGGGCATGGAGGCCTGATGATGCATTTCGGCCTCAGAGTCTGCCCAATTTGACTAAACACCACAGTTTCCCCAACCCTTCAGACCGGCGCTTTGTCAATGGAGGGATTTCGTGGGCGGGTTGTAACAGAATTTTTAATGTGCCCACATCATGCCCCATATGCTGTGAGGATTTGGACCTGACAGACTCAAGTTTTTTGCCTTGTCTCTGCGGGTTTAGGCTGTGCCTGTTCTGCCACAAGAGGATTCTCGAGGAGGATGGCCGCTGCCCAGGTTGTAGGAAGCCCTATGAACACAATCCTGTCGAGGGAGAAGCGAGCGTCCAAGGAGGCGGGCTGACGTACCGTTTGACTCGTTCGAGCAGCTTGATGGCGAGGCCTTAG